The Teredinibacter sp. KSP-S5-2 genomic interval GAGATATTACTGCAAAACAATTCAAGCAGCTGCTGATCCACTGCATTGATTTTGCCCGAACTCATGACAAAGCAACTCATATCTCCGCGGGAATCGCTACCCAAATATAATGCGAGTCCGCGCTTGTGAAACACGTTGCAGCGATTATCCAGGCTTTGCACTAATAAGGATTTGGCTTCGGATTCATTTAGATCATTTAAAGGATGATCAATCAAAGAACAATAGTGACCTGCGGCAGCAATAATCTGGGGTGATTCTTCACCCTCAGAAAGGAAACGACGCCTAACACAGATCAACCCTTCAGGTGGAATACTCAGCAAACCGGATAAATGAATAATGACGCCCTGCGCAAAATCATGCAGGCCTTTTTGAGTCAATAACTCGGAGCTGGCCCGAACCAACATATCCAAGCTTTTTTTACCGGCTTCAATGGCACGTATCTGGTTATACGAACGAATTGCTGTAGTAAGCGCAGCATACAGTTTTGTCTGATTCAGTTCGGATTTAAGTTTATAGTCATTAATATCGTAATCTCGAATCACTTCGATTTCCGGTGCCTGGTTTGGCTGACCTGTGCGAAGGATAATTCGGGAATCATGAATATTTAATTCATTGCGAATGACGTGCACCATATCTAACCCCGAATTCGGAGTTTCCATTACCACGTCTAATAAAATAACCGCGATATCCTTAACCGTTTTCAATACTTCCACACACTCGCGCCCGGAATAAGCGTGATGAAATTCCAATGATCTACCCAATATTTCGGTATTACGTAAGGCAAATGCTGTCGCAGAATGAACATCTTTTTCATCGTCAGTGATCAGGATTCGCCAGCTCTTTACAGAGTGACCATCAAACTCACCATCTGACATGTCTCCGCCACCGGGTTCTTCGGCGAAAACCATCAATTCATCATCGCCTAGATTGTCTGTCATTCAGTACCTTCCTTTACGGAATCGTTAGCTTCTTCAGGAGCATTTACCGGGAATTCGATTTTAAACAGGGTTCCCTCACCAACCTTGGAAATAACTTCAATACTGCCACCCAATACTCCGGTAACAATGTTATGCACAATGTGCATACCTAAACCATTGCCCCCTTCCCCCAGTTTAGTGGTGAAGAAGGGGTCAAATATTCGCTTCAGATTTTCTTCCGGTATGCCAACGCCATCATCACTGATTTCCAGGTTCACAACTTTATCAGTATGAACAACCTTGAGTTTTATATTGCCCTCTTCCCGGTCTTCAAATGCATGAATAAGTGCGTTGTTTAATAAATTGGTAATAATCTGTCCCAGAGGGCCAGGGTAACTATCAAGCTCAACCTCACCTTCCATCTCAAGATCTACGGTGTAGGGTGTATGCTTGAACATCGGAGAAAGCGTAACACGTGTTTCACGCAGCATTTCGCCCAAACGGAATTTCCTACGGTTCGCAGATGCACGGTCTACCGCCACCTGCTTGAAGCTGCTGACGAGTTCCGATGCTTTTTCCAGACTCGCACACACCAAGTGTGAACCTTCTTCCATCTCCAGAATGTATCTATCCAAAGCAGAGCGAGTCATACCCTCATTCATTTTTCGGCGAATAGAACGGGTAGCATCGGAAAGAGAAGACGCGACAGTTAAACCGTTGCCAATAGGCGTATTCAGTTCATGTGAGACACCGGCAACCAAAGATCCCAATGCCGCAAGCTTCTCTGACTGAACCAGATTCCCCTGAGTCACTTGTAATTGATCCAGAGTATCTTTTAGCTCCTTATTTAAGTCCACCAACTCCGTCGTGCGCTCACGTACACGATCTTCCAGAGTGGTAAAAGATTCCTGCAACGACTCTCTCATTTTTTCCAGTTCGTGTCGTAACACACCGAACTCATCGTTATTCATTTCCGGTATGGATGTTTTTAAGTCGCCACCCGCAATCCCGGATGCAGCCGTCTTCAATTTGCTCAATGGCGCAATCACACGAATCTGCAGGAAGTAACTGATTAACCCTAAGGAAAAGACCAACTGAATAACGATTATCGTTAACAGACGGCTGGTTTCGTTCTTAGCTATTTGTTGCGCCAACTTAAGGCTGTAAACCAAGGCAACTGAACCTATGATCTCGCCTTCAAACTCGATATCACGCTTTAACCGAATACTGTTTTCGTTTTCTTCAAAGTCCGGACTGGTGTACTCGAGAAAGATACCATGCTCAACGTCCGTCACAATGACTCTCAGAACGGACGGATCGATTTTGACGCTGTTCAGCAAGGGTTCCCCTGCCGACGTGGAAATAGTCCACAACGGCATAGTCATGCCAGCTTGTAAAAGATCAATATAGTTTTCTGCTTTTGATTTTATTTCGAGGTTTATCGTCTTCTGGTAATTTTCATCGATCAACAGCCAACCTGCCCCAGCAGCAGGAAGCACAACAGAGATAAAGACCACAATACTCAAAAAACGCTGGAGATTCTGAGCTTTACTCTTGTACCCAAAAACCTTTTTAAAATGGTTTACTAAAGACATCGACCCGCGAAGCTCACCTATAGTCAAAATGCGCAATCAGATATAATACAAACGAATATAAAGCCTCAGAATATGCCGGCAAATTCATAACTAGCTTCTATTCAAATAACATTTGTTAATAAACTATAGTTCAGTCCCGGCGATTGTTGACAAAACTATTGACGCTTATCTCATTTTTCATTCTTCGCCGAATTTACACCCTATCCATCCTAAACATTTAAGCGACATTCATTTACAATAGTCTGAACCGTTAAAGCGCATTACTATAACTATTTCACTAAAACATCATAAATAATTCAGTACTTAAGCATGGCAGCCAAGATCATTTTCGGCAAAAGAACCTCGTGTTTAACTCAGGTATTGCTGGGTTGCTTGCTTATTGCCCAAACAGTCCACTCTTCCGAAGTAAAGTACTGGAGTGAAAGCCACAGCCTTGGGATTCAGCCGTACCAGACAGAAATTATTGAAAAGGCACTGGATCTATCTCGGGATAAATTTGGCCCTTATTCTCTCTCTATCGAGACTCGCTTATTTAGCTCACAACGATCAAAGGTTGAAGCTGAGAAAGGGCATGCTATCAATTTGATGTTTACATCAGAATGGGAGGGCTCCCATGTTGAAGCAGATAAAATTGAAAAAATACACCACCCATTTTTAAAAGGATCGTTAGGTTTTCGTAGCTGTATCATTCATAAAAACCAACTCAGCAGATTTAATGAGATAAAAACGGAGGAATCCGCAAAAGGTATTTCTCTAATACAAGGTAAAGATTGGCTGGATACGGATATCTATAAATCTGCGGGCTATCAAGTTACAACTGTCGATAGCTTTAGCAGCATGCTGTATATGATTGAACGAAATCGAGTGGATTGTTTTCCGCTGAGCGTACTGGAAATTGACGCGGTGTTAAACCACTATAAGGAAGAGTTTCCAAACCTGACGATTGCACCCAACTTTTATTTCTTTTACCCGCTAAGAGTTTACCTCGCCATTCCCAAAACAGAACCGCTACTACTGCAGAGAATGCGCTACGGCATTAATCGTCTCAGCGCATCCGGTAAAATTGATAAACTCTATAATCGATACTATGGCAAGCAGCACATCAATCTGGGCAAGAAAGAGGCAAGACTCTTTATTATGCCTAACCCTTATTTAACTGCAGAAACCAATCATCAGTATATTGATGAGTTTAAGAAACATTCGAAGTTAGCAAACTAGCGCGATTGTAAGTTTC includes:
- a CDS encoding sensor histidine kinase — protein: MSLVNHFKKVFGYKSKAQNLQRFLSIVVFISVVLPAAGAGWLLIDENYQKTINLEIKSKAENYIDLLQAGMTMPLWTISTSAGEPLLNSVKIDPSVLRVIVTDVEHGIFLEYTSPDFEENENSIRLKRDIEFEGEIIGSVALVYSLKLAQQIAKNETSRLLTIIVIQLVFSLGLISYFLQIRVIAPLSKLKTAASGIAGGDLKTSIPEMNNDEFGVLRHELEKMRESLQESFTTLEDRVRERTTELVDLNKELKDTLDQLQVTQGNLVQSEKLAALGSLVAGVSHELNTPIGNGLTVASSLSDATRSIRRKMNEGMTRSALDRYILEMEEGSHLVCASLEKASELVSSFKQVAVDRASANRRKFRLGEMLRETRVTLSPMFKHTPYTVDLEMEGEVELDSYPGPLGQIITNLLNNALIHAFEDREEGNIKLKVVHTDKVVNLEISDDGVGIPEENLKRIFDPFFTTKLGEGGNGLGMHIVHNIVTGVLGGSIEVISKVGEGTLFKIEFPVNAPEEANDSVKEGTE
- a CDS encoding transporter substrate-binding domain-containing protein gives rise to the protein MAAKIIFGKRTSCLTQVLLGCLLIAQTVHSSEVKYWSESHSLGIQPYQTEIIEKALDLSRDKFGPYSLSIETRLFSSQRSKVEAEKGHAINLMFTSEWEGSHVEADKIEKIHHPFLKGSLGFRSCIIHKNQLSRFNEIKTEESAKGISLIQGKDWLDTDIYKSAGYQVTTVDSFSSMLYMIERNRVDCFPLSVLEIDAVLNHYKEEFPNLTIAPNFYFFYPLRVYLAIPKTEPLLLQRMRYGINRLSASGKIDKLYNRYYGKQHINLGKKEARLFIMPNPYLTAETNHQYIDEFKKHSKLAN